GTGGCCAATATCGACCTGAATGCTGAATATGTTCTGGCACATCCCGAAATGTACGATCAGCAGGCTTGATAATGTTCGCTACCATAACGGTGGCTAACAATGTAACTACTGTGACCATGTGGCGATGCACTGTCTCACTCGAGTGCTGAAATCTATCCTGCACTAATCTGTTACCCTCAGCATGACCAAGTACCACCAATGTCATTGCTAGAGACTCTTCCAAGCAAACTCTTCTAGTACCATTATATCCATACTGGCGCAATGTATTGCACAATTGTCCAAACACATGGCTTGACATTCTAAAATGTCTTCGACATTTCTCAGGATTTTCAGTTAATGTATACTGTATTGATTTATACCTTGTTTGTATATTCGTATGCAATGGTACTTTGGTCATATAGGTCTCCACGTAAACTGCACATGCACACCCGGCTAGATATGCTACGAGTACAATGTCGTCACTCAGGTCGAAGTCATTATCCCTGCATATTTTACCGACTTTAATTGCATGTACAAATACTAATGTGATACTATAATATGTAGGCAAGTTCACAATAGGCTTCACGTTATTGAACCTTTATTACTACTAGGGTCAAACTATGGTGGcactaataaattaaaaatcctAATCGTATGCTTTCACGATTTCATCCAAGATTTCTACAAGTTGTATATTCACATCTAGAGGGGAAACTATAGAAACTCACTGGTGCTGGGAATCAGATAAGTCGTTTAGCAAATCCATCCTTTTGTATACCTTGAGATTGCTTTACAGGTATTGAACAATGATCTAATATATATTTAGCTTAAAATTCAAAGCCTTGAGATACGAACGATATCTAATGCtacaaaaccaagaaaaataataatcataaaataatataaagtacTGGTTACATAAGCACTGGTTTTACTAAATTTCATTTCAGTactctaactttactttctttcatttcactcttataactttaaattttattcaattaatacttttccattaaattttggTATATGTTGTAgttaattttccaattttttaaaatttttcttcaaatttttttaattcaaaaatcaataaatgattgaaaagtattttctagatttttttttcccaaacaaCCTTAACAAAACTTGACAAAAAtgcattaattgaataaatatgaAACTTAGACAATTGATATGAATAAAAGCAAAATTAGAGAACTAAAAAGAATTGTAAAGAAGTTTAGAGAATGGGTTTTCCATTTTAGCCTataatatattatcaattatatttattagaaaaatcaCCAACTTTTCATTCACAAAACattgtttataatatattttaatcacaTGCATCAACCATGTCACAAAAATGATTTGACtaagttatttttattaaaaacttgtTAAGATATTAGAGAaaactaatctttttttttttttttttgctctattGTTTGATTACTGagaaaatttacaaaatcaaggTAATTGATAATTAAGAAAATCTACAAAAACAAGGTGAGGATTTTCTGAGCGATTCTTTTTGGTAGAGAATTGCATTGCATTGCATTGAGCTGAgttaatttcttttcaaagaaGATTTTCCGCTCAACAACATGTCATCTGAGGACTGGAGTCTAGTCGATACTTGAAAGATTTTACACTCAAgttttgtataaaattaaaactatgAAAGAGATTCAAGAAGAATACACCTATTTTCTTAAATAGTTCATAAAcacagaaaataaagttgataaCAATCCCCACATAGATAAAACAGCAAAGAACTACCAACTTAAAACTATTAGCAAATAAAAGCCAAAATACTAACAACATCATAATTCCTAAAAGATTAACAACAAAAGGGGCCAAAAGATTGATAGTAAATAACTATTATTAGATAAAAGCCAAAATACTAACAGCACCATAATTCCTAAGAGATTAACAACAAAAGGAGCTAAAAGATTGATAGTAAATACTTCAATGTGATGTTTTAGTCTTCATCATCAGTCCATAGATGCAAAAGATAACAAATCCTCTATAAGAATCAAGGTaggaaaatatattatttactagGATGTTTTAGTACATGCAAAGTTTTTGCAAAACCAAAAACCGATAGAGACAAGTTGCTTGATTTTTCTCCTGATTTAATACACTATTACACTGTTGTCAAAGTCAAACAGTAAGTAAAAGGCATCCAAAATAAGCACGCACGTATAGGCTTCATACTATACTAAACAAGGATGTAATAAACAATATAGGACATCAATCTACAAGCATGCTGATTACACTATGCAGGGAACTTAAAACCTTAATGTTAGTACActaaaccaaaattgaaaagatttttattatttttttaaaaaaataaagaaacaagaaaaaagaaaaaaaagaagtagaagaaaTGTCATGCTGTTTCATACACTTTCTTTCATGCATGGCAAATTAAAAATGCAGTTGGGGGATGCTCCTTTCTGTGGTTAACAAGAAAATATGCTTGCAGAAGATTTCTTCTAGGTTCTTTTGAATTGAAACACTTTATGATCAACAATCAACACCCTATCTGAGCCAAGTCTTTCTATTGGAAATTTCTTTAACATTACTCATAAGAGATGAATGGTGCAAAGCCAAACACCTAGGCATCTAGCTGCCACTCGGCTGCATATGGCAGAACTGCAACGCCTTCAAAATTTTCCTGCCAACACATTATATTGGCAAAACCACTCCATCTG
This portion of the Castanea sativa cultivar Marrone di Chiusa Pesio chromosome 7, ASM4071231v1 genome encodes:
- the LOC142644142 gene encoding uncharacterized protein LOC142644142, which gives rise to MSSHVFGQLCNTLRQYGYNGTRRVCLEESLAMTLVVLGHAEGNRLVQDRFQHSSETVHRHMVTVVTLLATVMVANIIKPADRTFRDVPEHIQHSGRYWPHFKVLCEFGKYYLVDSGYPIKKGFLAPYKGERYHIPEFRPDEVLHRLQERFNHLHSSLRSVIERTFGVWKNK